From the genome of Carassius auratus strain Wakin unplaced genomic scaffold, ASM336829v1 scaf_tig00025652, whole genome shotgun sequence:
ttaaaggaataattcacagaaataagaaaaaaatgctagaaatgtactcactctcaggacATCACAGACATAAAGTATATGCGTTTGTTTCTTTGTCAGaatagatttgaagaaatgtgtcattgcatcacttgctcaccaatggatcctctgcagtgaatgggtgccgtcagaatgagagtccaaacagctgataaaaacacaataatccacaagattCCAGTATATCAATTAAGTGAAGAgcttttttgtaagaaacaaatccatcattaaagtttttcaactttaaaccattgcttctgtccaaaatgtgaattttatttataattttatttaacatcaaaatccacccatttttaaattgtatgtgtAATCTATGGTAATAACGTGTCCTCCAGTGAGAAAGTCCATCCTGTCCTCTCACATCTAAATACTCcaatatatttgtttagatctgttttggACTTTTTTCGCTTGCATGCtcagtgcagatttctctccttaTTCAGTCTAGATTAcaattttcactggagaaagaatAGACAACTTTTTTTGTATCTTAGCCGGAAACAACAGTTTTACGTTAAAAATGCcttcatttgtatttgtttgaaatcttttcacttcacaagatcagttttgatcagctgtttggactcatattctgacggcacccattcactgcagaggatccactggtgagtaagtgatgcaatgctacatttctctaaatctgttctgatgaagaaacaaactcatctacattttagaTGGACTGAAGATGAATAAATGTTCAATTTTTTGTGTGCACCTTCTTTAACAGCTGGCTAAATGTGTATATAAACTCATTTATTCAAACATGTGTGGCTCTTTTCAAATAAAGGCTGTCGACATCAAACTCACCATACgcaaattttattttgaaaagataaaTACATTCAGGCATACTGTGACAGACTGGATACAGTTGTGTGCCTTCAACGctgatattaaaacacattactATTATGTAACTATGCAGAGAAAACCATAACGCCACCAGATTTCACGTTTACACGTCAACTTTTACGTGACAAAACTGTACTTGTACTTTAAATTTACGTTCATATTCATACTTTTACAGTAGTCTGGTCAGACTAGTGCTGTTATCCCGTCTGTCTGAGTCTTTGCgatcttaaaacaaaaaaactgaaatttacATTGCCCAAAGACACAGTAGCTCACAGTCTAAACTATTTACATCTAGCCAAAATAAAATCTCTTAAATAACAGTAGTCacacaaaactaaacaaacaattcAGTCTCAGAGGTACAATAAAATGGCAGAACGCATTCGccaatgtaaacttaaaacaacaaAGTGTGTTTGGAATGGGATCTCAACTATATTACACACTTTAAATACAAACACTGAAGTATCTCTAAATCCCTACGCCAGAGCTCGCACGtctgttttattttggataaaaagtCACGTTGTGCATTTGAAACGGGTTTGttgtacagtacagtaaaaatTTGCAAGCTACAAAACGTCAAGGCTGATTGGTCGGTTTAAAGCATGTTCCTCTAACCAGTGCTGGCTGGTGACCGGTGGATCTAATGTTGCGTGCGCGTAAAAGACAGGAACATGCGTCATTTAAAGGGAAATATCCTTAAATCACAATCTCTGTGAATGTGCATCTCTAGCACATATTTATGGATAACTCATTACTTCCGATAGTATATCCCATAATTCCTGTGATCTAGCAAAGACATATACAAGTGTGACAGAGATGATGGAATAAAGGTTTGTGCAAGCTGTGACTCTTAAGGATTTCAAATGTGGATGTGCTGGTGGTTCGAGAGGACAAGTTTGGTACTAAGGAAGCCTCATGCTAAGGATCTTGGTATTGGGAGCAGTTACTGCGTGCGAGTGTCTTGTAAACCTTGCTACCCTGTGATAAACAGAGATTCACGTGCTGATGTACAGTCATGGTGGTGGCTGTGGATGAGGATGAGTCTGTGGGATCTATGAGTCTATAAAGGTGTATTAGCGGCTCAAATGGGATTTGTGTTTGGTGGTTTCACATGTGCTAGCTCAGGGCGGATATGTGGCGTCTCCAGCTCCTGTTCCGCTCTAGCGCTTGGTCTTCAGTATCCAGTCGAACAGGCTGGGCACGGGTCGTCCTCTGTGCTCCAGGTCCTGGTGGAGCTGACAGAACTGAGCCACAGCGCTGAACAAGTCTCCAACACGCCAAGCCTTCTGACCTGCCAACTGCACCACTCTGTGGAGCTGAGAAACAAACACACTCTTCAGTTCTTTATCAGCAGTCAGTGCTCTTCATTTACTATCATTGATATACTACtctagctttttaaaatattttgaattagattagatttttcactttattttagtttaaatattgatgttttgttgtgtttttatccaTCTAAAAATATCTATTGTGTAGGTAAACATGAAAcaaaaattcaattttttatttcagtttaaatgaaaatgcttaTTCAAGGTTTTAGTGTTAGTTAATAATAACCCTTTTATACCAATATTCTTTTTTGTTCCAGTTTAAAATGCACACTTCAGTCTTGTTATGCAGTATTATTGTAACACTaacatatatgcatatttataatacaaaacAACACCAATTATGTACAATTGCCAAAGCCATGCAGAACAAATGAaggaagaaaataaacaaattagtCACTTTTAACAGATCTGTTTTTGATGGGTTAAAAAGCATGATGTTTTACAAGAccattgaggaattttaaccaaagtatgttgcagacatttcatgaagaccctaaagaatcataccaatTTATGTAAAATTGGCATCCAAAGTCCCCTTTAACAACATCACACTCTAAATACATAGACATTTGTTTGAGTTGATCCCTCTTTACAGCTATAGCAGCTTCCACTCTTCTAGGTTTTCAAAAAGGACACCAATAATTTCATCCCATTCTTGTTCTTGATTTCCTAGAAATCTATTAAAAATGCATTGGTAAGTGCATtggtttatttattgcatatataAGCTATAAATGATtaacaactgtttattttttaatctactGTTTCAGAATTCATGTTTGAGGCACgagtgtgtgtaaaaaaaaaacacaaatgttaaaGACTCctcaagttatttaaaaataataataaaagaaagcaTTAGAAATTCCAGAGAGAATCCATGCTATTTCTTTTTCAGGATTTAGGACTTGCTGGAGCCTTGCTGAAGGGCTCTTTCCTTTGCAGGGCTCAAAACACTGCCTCCATACTACACTTCATCTGGTTTTCTCGAAAAACAGTATTATGtgcactgtttaaatgtttttaaattgtaaaacgcAACACTGTAGTCACATGACCATAATGCATTAATGTTGTATGTTTTCATCAGTAAAATGAGAATAATGGCTCAGACTACTAGACTGTTATTGCTAGCTGACACTATAATCAAATTctgcaaaatatttaaacatggatAGACTGGAGAACTTTCTGAATGACAAGTGCTGAAATCTGTGTAGTTCTATGGGTGCAGATTCTGCTCGGACCTGGTTAGTTATTCTAACAAAAGCACAACCTCCATTTGTCCTCACCTTAGTGAGATTGTGCTCCTGAGTCCTTCTGAAGTAGAGCGCAGAAACGCCGAGCTCAGACGCAGCGATCCACTGCAGCGCCGCTCTCAGTTCTCCATCCACACACTCCGAATCCACGTCAAAGTTCAGCACCAGGAGCTCGCGCTGACAGCTGCTGCCCGCTGTGGACAGACCCGACGTCACTCCTGTCACACAAACCAGACACTACCTTGAGTGGGATTTCTGTAGATCTGATACGTTGCAAGAAGAATCAAATGGAAAGGCAACAAAAAGCATTTGCTGGTGCAGAAATGAGTAATTCTAATTAACATGAATATTTTAACACTGGtaatttttaacagaaaaaaatggtCAGCAGAagaatttagcattttttaaactTCACTGGAATAGTATGAAACATGCTAAAGGTTTTGGCACGTGCTACGTAAACACACCAAACAAAGTAGTTAGAACTGTACTGGAAAATAATAGGAGATGAATTTCATCTAGTGGAAATATTTGGGACTGCACCCAAACAAAACTTTACTGTGAGATCATTTTTTGAGATGTCAAC
Proteins encoded in this window:
- the LOC113078380 gene encoding A-kinase anchor protein SPHKAP-like encodes the protein FAVYPLSPLSSDKDRASSVVTAPSAGVEEETTSSFIQLSEGNGNSSASSLGLADLEGFLDYTISSNLISEDRERKASHCQDQTDGVTSGLSTAGSSCQRELLVLNFDVDSECVDGELRAALQWIAASELGVSALYFRRTQEHNLTKVRTNGGCAFVRITNQVRAESAPIELHRFQHLSFRKFSSLSMFKYFAEFDYSVS